One part of the Leptolyngbya sp. FACHB-261 genome encodes these proteins:
- a CDS encoding bifunctional riboflavin kinase/FAD synthetase yields the protein MLVTSSTASTRTPTAVALGNFDGLHRGHYQVIQPVLQPQATAGESLVPTVLSFAPHPQEFFSGTVRPLLTPLPEKAACLKSWGIEQLMLLPFDVELAALSPQEFLERILREQLRAQRVSVGFNFRFGHRRAGTVEDLRRWSSSLGIEVVVVPELACEGERVSSSRVRACLLAGEVDEARRLLGRPYCLTGRVVQGQQLGRTLGFPTANLQVPERKFLPRDGVYCVRATWLSKALSAEDSLAADLALGRAGNPSAVAVMNIGTRPTVNGMTRTVEVHLLNWSGDLYGSLLSVDLERFLRPEQKFDSLEALKQQIALDREAALSYFQEPAY from the coding sequence GTGTTAGTAACCTCTTCGACTGCAAGTACGCGTACACCGACTGCTGTCGCCCTCGGTAATTTTGATGGCTTGCATCGGGGGCATTATCAGGTGATTCAGCCTGTATTGCAGCCTCAAGCTACGGCTGGCGAATCTCTTGTTCCTACGGTTCTCTCCTTTGCGCCCCACCCCCAAGAGTTTTTCAGCGGAACTGTACGTCCGTTGCTGACGCCGTTACCTGAGAAAGCAGCTTGCCTGAAAAGCTGGGGAATTGAGCAATTGATGCTCCTGCCATTTGATGTAGAGTTGGCAGCTCTGAGCCCACAAGAATTTTTAGAACGAATTTTGCGTGAGCAACTCAGGGCACAACGGGTTAGTGTCGGCTTTAACTTCCGGTTTGGTCACCGTCGAGCAGGAACAGTTGAAGATTTGCGACGCTGGTCTAGTTCCTTAGGGATTGAGGTGGTCGTAGTGCCGGAGCTGGCTTGCGAAGGAGAGCGAGTTAGTAGTTCTCGAGTGCGGGCCTGTCTGCTGGCAGGGGAGGTTGATGAGGCACGACGCTTGCTAGGACGTCCCTACTGCTTGACTGGACGGGTGGTTCAAGGCCAACAACTGGGCCGGACCTTGGGATTTCCAACTGCTAACCTGCAAGTGCCAGAGCGCAAATTTCTGCCTCGGGACGGCGTTTATTGCGTCCGTGCCACTTGGCTAAGTAAGGCTCTCTCGGCAGAGGATTCACTGGCTGCAGATTTGGCTCTGGGTCGAGCTGGCAACCCGTCTGCTGTTGCCGTAATGAATATTGGAACTCGCCCCACCGTCAACGGTATGACTCGTACAGTTGAAGTGCATCTGCTGAATTGGTCTGGGGACCTATACGGCTCCTTGCTGAGCGTGGACTTAGAGAGGTTTTTGCGACCTGAACAGAAATTCGACTCCCTAGAAGCTCTGAAGCAGCAGATTGCGCTAGACCGGGAAGCAGCTCTGAGTTATTTTCAAGAACCGGCTTACTAG
- a CDS encoding MoxR family ATPase — translation MLATSMHDQIDDRVARLTANLSQAIVGKAEAVRLVMVALFSGGHALIEDVPGVGKTLLAKSLARSINGRFQRIQCTPDLLPTDITGTNVWNPRSGEFEFLPGPVFTNVLLADEVNRATPRTQSALLEVMEEGQVTVDGTTRPVADPFFVVATQNPVEYQGTFPLPEAQLDRFALSFSLGYPTELEELNMLQRFQGEVAPKPLQPCLSLEEILSLRQSCATIKVTQALQQYILALVRATREDEEITLGVSPRGAVALQRSAQAMAFLEGRDHVLPDDVKFLTPFVLCHRLIPAGGRSARGIVERLLHTIAVP, via the coding sequence ATGCTGGCAACTTCCATGCACGATCAGATAGATGACCGGGTTGCTCGGCTCACGGCTAACCTGAGTCAGGCCATCGTTGGTAAAGCAGAGGCCGTTCGGCTGGTGATGGTTGCCCTATTCTCCGGTGGTCATGCCCTGATCGAGGATGTACCAGGTGTGGGCAAAACCTTGTTGGCTAAGTCTTTGGCTCGGTCGATTAATGGCAGATTCCAACGGATTCAATGCACACCTGACCTGCTGCCAACCGATATTACTGGTACCAATGTCTGGAACCCCCGCAGCGGCGAGTTTGAGTTCTTGCCGGGTCCCGTATTTACCAACGTTTTGCTGGCTGACGAAGTGAATCGAGCGACGCCTCGCACCCAGTCGGCTCTGTTAGAGGTTATGGAAGAGGGGCAGGTCACAGTTGATGGCACGACTCGCCCTGTTGCCGACCCCTTTTTCGTGGTTGCGACTCAGAACCCTGTGGAGTATCAGGGCACCTTTCCTTTGCCAGAAGCTCAGTTAGATCGCTTTGCTCTCTCCTTCAGTCTGGGTTACCCCACTGAATTAGAGGAACTGAATATGCTCCAGCGCTTTCAGGGTGAGGTTGCACCCAAACCTCTACAACCCTGCCTGTCACTCGAAGAGATTCTGTCATTGCGTCAGAGTTGCGCAACGATCAAGGTGACGCAAGCATTGCAGCAGTACATTCTGGCTTTGGTCCGGGCTACCCGCGAGGATGAAGAAATCACCCTGGGTGTCAGCCCACGAGGCGCTGTTGCTCTGCAAAGAAGCGCACAGGCAATGGCTTTTCTGGAAGGACGCGACCATGTCCTGCCTGATGATGTCAAGTTTCTAACGCCATTCGTGCTTTGCCATCGGCTCATTCCTGCTGGTGGGCGTTCCGCTCGAGGAATTGTCGAACGGCTACTGCACACAATTGCTGTGCCTTAA